CGCAGAGTGAGTCGGCCATTCGCTTGGtttcgacgaagacgaggatgagaccgCCGGATTGTTCAGCGAGCAAcaggtcaagaagaagagatcgcTTGTCGTGGTCATCGACGTATTCAATTCGCTGAGTAATGTTCTCGGAGGTGGAACCGACTCGTCCGACGGACAAGAAGATGTAGTCTTTGAGGAAAGACCTGGCAAGCATCTGGATCTCCTTGGGGAAGGTCGCAGAGAACATGAGGGTTTGACGGTCGTGCACACCTGGCATGTCCTCGCCTTCAACGATTCTCCTGATTTGGGGCTCAAAACCCATATCGAGCATTCGGTCGGCCTCATCAAGTACCAGGTACTTGACATTGGCAAGACTGATTCTGCCCCGCTCGATCAAGTCGACGAGACGACCGGGAGtggcggagaggagatcacAGCCTCGGTCGAGAGCTCGGATTTGCGAGCCAATGTCGGCACCACCGTAAACGACGGCAGGTCGCACCCAAGATCGGTAAGCGAATTTCCTTGCCTCCTCGTGGATCTGGGAGACGAGCTCTCGGGTAGGAGCGAGGACAAGGGCAGTGGGGTAAGCCTTTCTTCGGCTGTTGTAACTGCCGTACGAGTTTTGctcaggaggaggagcgataGGTCCGTAGGTGTAGAGAGCGGAAAGaatggggaagaggaaaccACCGGTTTTACCGGAACCAGTCTGAGCACAAGCCATGAGGTCTCGGCCGCCAGCGACGATAGGAATGGAGTACTTTTGGACGGGGGTAGGGGTGGTGTATCTAGCATAGACGATGTTCTCAAGAAGGACAGGGTTGATAGGAGGGTTGGTGAACTCGGTCACGGGCTCAGGAACACCGGTACCGGTAGCCTCGACGGGGATGTCAGCGTACTTGTCGAAGTTGATACCGGTGGTCTAAAAAATGAGGCAGTCAGCGAAGAAAGCACAGCCAAGGGATTAGAGTGACTGACCTGTTGGCTTCCGTCACCATCCTCGCCGTACAGCTCTTTCTCTAGCCTCTGGTTCCTAGCACCGAGGATGTGCTGACCGTTCTTCCAGCTACCAAAGCCAGGGGGAGCACCAGCGCCACCGAAGCCTCTAGGCTCGGGAGCCCTCCTAGGAGCACCCCAACCCCCATCCTCAGCGGTAAGGGGCGCGGCACCGAAAGCACCTCGAGCAGGAGGGACATAAGCAGCACGAGCAGCGGGAGGAGTGGTGGCAGGTGTAGGGAGACCAGTGGGAGACTGCTGGTAGCCGACAGCAGCGGGAGGGGGAGCGACGAAGTTGGGCCCGGGTCCGCCAGCGGGGGGACCAGGTCGGTTACGAAGGTGAGGGGGAACGTAAGCGGGTCGGTCGGGGTTGAGTTTGATGGAGTCTGCAAGACGCGACGAGGAAGTAACACGAATGGTCAGCGTTTGATCCCTGGGCACGAGGCAAATCGTATGATGACTATTAACTCACTGAACTTGGCTTCGATTCCGGTCACACCGTTACCGTTATCGAGACCATTGCTGATAGGACCAGTAGTCATATTCTTTGATATAGATTGAAGTAGCGAGAAAAGCCTTATGTTCTTTTGGAGAGAGACGGTTGTGGTTTCTGTCTGGTGCTTTTCCGATCTATGTGATGTTCTTGGCCTTTTCTATCTATCGAGAGATGAAAAGAGCGTTGGTCAccaaagagagaggagaagaaatgAGAGAGATATAGGTGGTGGTTTGTTTTTCCTAAAGGTATAGAGAAAAGAGGTTttggaggaaagaggagagagatggaagggaaaAATCTTTTTTCATTCAATAACGGCGTGTTGCGAGCAGCGGTGTTGCGGTGGCGAATGATCCATGATCATGAAAATTGCTGAAAGAGGGGGGCTAGTCATCTGCGGTGTGGGGGGATTTCTGGGATAAATTCAGATAAATTGACGAGGATAGATATTCGAATCGACGCGTCTAGGTACCTCGCGTGGCGAAAACACAATTGTAAAGTCAACGTTGTTGTTCGGTCTGTGCGTTTTCCATCATTGTTTCAGCTACTGGTTTAGATTTATCCATACACCAGCACGTCTTCCTTCGAGGTCTATCCTGCTCTCCGCATAGCAACCCAATCCAGAGCATCCATCATGGTGAGAGAGCAGCCCCCCCCCAGATATGGTAGCTCACTCGCATTGACACACCACCTCGCAGTCTAGCAACAACGCAGGTCAGTGCCGTTTGTACTTCTTGCCAATGGAATTCAGCTGACTTGATTCCTTGCTCGCTGACCTCTGTCTTCTCTTACAATCCCTTGATATCTATCTATCACCTGGTACCCCACTCACTTCATCGTACATCACTGATCACGACCACTGTCCCTCCGACTATCTCCAATGTATCCACCCTCCTCTACACCCACAGAATACCGCGAAGCTttcgctctcttcgacaAACGAGGGACCGGTCAAGTACCCCGCGAATCACTCGGTGAACTCCTCCGATCGCTAGGTCAGAACCCCACCCAGGCGGAGGTGTCGGAGCTCGAGAGGAACGTAGGGACGACGTTTGGGTACGATGAGTTTCTGGGGGTATTGAACAGACCTGATGGGTGGAAACCGGCTGGAACggcgggtgagtgggatggTTGTCGTTGGATCTTTTCCTTCAACAGGGTGGGGAGGGTTGAAATTCTCCATGATTcggagatgggaggtggGCCGACTATTTCTCAGACATTCAGAGTCGAGGGCCTTAGTCTACCACTATCCTCGTGAAGAGCTACGAGGTATGAGGGAGGATATTCACTTTGGTTGTCTTGTCATGTGGACGTCGTAAAAGGCAGCCTGCAACAGAGCtaacctcttcctcgtatTCTCCGCACAGACGAGTTCATCAAGGGTTTCCAAGTATTCGACAAGTCCGGTAACGGGTTCATCGGTGCCGGAGAGTTGCGATACGTTCTCACTCAGCTCGGCGAGAAAATgtcggacgaggaggtcgatgagctcCTGAAAGGATTCCCGGTGCAGTGAGTGattctctctctgtgtCCCTCTGTGtccctcccttcttcctaTCATGGATCGTAGGATTCTGCCACTTGTCCGTTCCCTGAGTGACTAAAGCACTGACGGTGCTCGTGTTCTTGTAGAGATGGTCAGATCAACTATCATTCATTCGTCCGAtccatcctcgctcaaTAGGCGTTCTCCCTCTGCCTAGAGTGGTATCCCGCCATCTCTGTCTCTGATTTATAAGACGGAGTAGGATAGATCAACCACCCTTATTAGACACTCTGCAGTTCTTGACGATACTTTTCACGATGCGATCGGGTTTCCTATGACATGCTAACCTGTCCTTTGGCGTTGAGTCACTGACAGTGTATGCCGCGCTGCACATGTATTCGGTTTCGTCCGAGAAACAAATGGCTACATGACAATGACAAATGATAGATTATATGACTGGCAGTTACAGCTACAATTGTCCGAACTGTGTTACTCGTGTAGTAAATCCCGGTATATGGAAAGAAAAACACTTGGCCATATCCGTTTTCCTTTTGCTCCCTTATCTCAGTCCCATTCTCGACTTTGG
The nucleotide sequence above comes from Kwoniella newhampshirensis strain CBS 13917 chromosome 8, whole genome shotgun sequence. Encoded proteins:
- a CDS encoding ATP-dependent RNA helicase ded1, which gives rise to MTTGPISNGLDNGNGVTGIEAKFNSIKLNPDRPAYVPPHLRNRPGPPAGGPGPNFVAPPPAAVGYQQSPTGLPTPATTPPAARAAYVPPARGAFGAAPLTAEDGGWGAPRRAPEPRGFGGAGAPPGFGSWKNGQHILGARNQRLEKELYGEDGDGSQQTTGINFDKYADIPVEATGTGVPEPVTEFTNPPINPVLLENIVYARYTTPTPVQKYSIPIVAGGRDLMACAQTGSGKTGGFLFPILSALYTYGPIAPPPEQNSYGSYNSRRKAYPTALVLAPTRELVSQIHEEARKFAYRSWVRPAVVYGGADIGSQIRALDRGCDLLSATPGRLVDLIERGRISLANVKYLVLDEADRMLDMGFEPQIRRIVEGEDMPGVHDRQTLMFSATFPKEIQMLARSFLKDYIFLSVGRVGSTSENITQRIEYVDDHDKRSLLLDLLLAEQSGGLILVFVETKRMADSLCDFLCAQRHNATSIHGDRTQREREAALHAFKTGRAPILVATAVAARGLDIPHVTHVILYDLPTDVAEYTHRIGRTGRAGNTGTSTAFFNRNNLNIARDLLDLLKDAHQDVPQWLVDISSERSFGGGYGSKSGRGRGGGARSGGGRDARMGGGGGFSRGGGGGGFGGGAGGYGGGYGGGGGGFPPPAASSGASWW